Proteins encoded by one window of Pempheris klunzingeri isolate RE-2024b chromosome 14, fPemKlu1.hap1, whole genome shotgun sequence:
- the dgat2 gene encoding diacylglycerol O-acyltransferase 2, with the protein MKTILAAYSGVLKGTGSSILSALQDLPSALWPGTSKMEKHLQVISVLQWVISFLALGVACTLLLIYMFCTDCWLIAALYTAWLIVDWNTPKQGGRRSSWVRSWTVWTYFRDYFPVRLIKTHNLLPSRNYIFGYHPHGIFCFGAFCNFGTEATGFSKKFPGIKPSLATLAGNFRLPVLRDYLMSGGICPVNKNSIDYLLSRNGTGNAVVIVVGGAAESLQCAPGINCVTLKNRKGFVRLALQKGSDLVPVYSFGENDAYKQVIFEEGTYWRTLQKRLQKIIGFAPCLFHGCGLFFGDSWGIVPYCKPITTIVGEPITVPKIEDPTEEMVDLYHAMYIKSLQCLFDKYKTRFGLKESDVLYIQ; encoded by the exons ATGAAGACCATCCTCGCTGCGTACTCTGGCGTCCTCAAAG GCACCGGCTCCAGCATCCTCTCTGCCCTGCAGGACCTGCCATCTGCACTCTGGCCGGGCACATCGAAGATGGAAAAACATCTGCAGGtcatctctgtgctgcagtgggtCATCAGCTTCTTGGCACTGG gTGTTGCCTGCACTCTGCTGCTGATCTACATGTTCTGCACTGACTGCTGGCTTATTGCTGCCTTGTACACCGCCTGGCTCATTGTTGACTGGAACACCCCGAAGCAAG GTGGCAGGAGGTCCTCTTGGGTGAGGAGCTGGACAGTGTGGACGTATTTCCGGGACTACTTCCCAGTTAGG CTAATTAAAACCCACAACCTGCTGCCCAGCCGGAACTACATATTTGGCTACCACCCCCATGGCATCTTCTGTTTCGGGGCTTTCTGCAACTTTGGGACTGAGGCCACAGGCTTCTCCAAGAAATTCCCGGGCATCAAGCCCTCCCTGGCAACCCTGGCAGGAAACTTCCGCTTGCCAGTCCTCAGGGACTACCTGATGTCTGGAG GTATCTGTCCAGTGAACAAGAACTCCATCGACTACCTGCTGTCACGTAACGGGACGGGAAATGCTGTGGTCATTGTTGTCGGAGGAGCAGCGGAATCTCTGCAGTGTGCTCCAGGCATTAATTGTGTTACCCTGAAGAACCGCAAAGGCTTTGTGAGGCTGGCTCTACAGAAAGG gTCTGACCTGGTGCCAGTGTATTCCTTTGGAGAGAACGATGCCTACAAGCAGGTGATCTTTGAGGAGGGTACCTACTGGAGAACTCTTCAAAAGAGGTTACAGAAGATCATAGGCTTTGCCCCGTGCCTTTTCCATGGATGTGGCCTCTTCTTCGGCGACTCCTGGGGCATTGTGCCATATTGCAAGCCTATTACCACTATAG TTGGGGAGCCAATCACAGTGCCAAAAATTGAGGATCCAACTGAGGAGATGGTGGATCTGTACCATGCAATGTACATCAAGTCCCTCCAGTGCCTCTTTGACAAGTACAAGACCCGTTTTGGCCTGAAAGAGAGTGATGTACTGTACATCCAATGA